Genomic window (Rhododendron vialii isolate Sample 1 chromosome 4a, ASM3025357v1):
ACAGAAGAAGTATATAGTTGTGATTTCTCAAGATAATATAGTGCAATTTTTGAACACCCTTAGAAAAatttctggagccgccactgacCATAGCCTCATTTACATCGGGGTGTTATGATACACGAGTGTATGAATCTAGTACAGTATCGGCTTATAACGCTATCCATTACCAAATCATCAGAACAGCGATATCCAGGCTTAGCCAATAGCCAATTCCGGCATTTGACGGCTATCCAAGATGCTGAGTGAAAGGTAGGAAATAGAGCAAGGGGTGGTCAGCTGGAGTTATCCAAAGCTGCCTTTCAAATCCCTCGATCTAGCGAGTACCTTTTTTATTTGCGGGTACCTTTTCTACTTCAtcttatatatatgtacgtTTGTTGTATCCAAATAATAAGCAAGTCAAAGGACAATTGCAAAATGTGATATTCTCTGAGTCATAccaattaaattaattaatgaacAGACACATGGAGTCATCATGCACTCCAAAAACAGGATTTTTGATTAACGGTACATATCATTGGTATGGATTTGATCGAAGACCTAAGGATCAGCAGAAAGGAATTCtgatgttttctttttccctgatgaatgagttcttttaagttGGTGTGCCCAACAAGCATTACTTCTGAGGAAATAtacaaaaagtaagaaaaagatATGCAGTATTCGCAAGGCATTGCTGGGAATAAAGAGAGAAAACTTCAAAGAATAATCTCTTTCTTGCGAGGAGATAGTgagttcttttaactttgtGTGCGGAATGATCTCTTTCTTGGGAATGAAACTAAAGGTAAGAAAGAGAAATGCAGTATTCGCAAGGCATTGTTGGGAATAAAGAGATAAAACTTCAAAGAATGATCTCTTTCTTGCGAATATGGAGATAGTGAGTTTCTTTTAAGTTTGTGTTCGGAATAATTTCTTTCTTGGgaataaaacaaaaagtttGCGTGCCTTCCGATATTAGTGTCTCCATTTTATGGTAAGCACAAAACCCTGCTCTTGTATCTCTAGCTGATTGTTCCCCCAAATCATTTCTGTTTAGCCCCAATTCagttttcaaaaggaaaaatggcCGCAAGTGTCCTCCTCCCTGCTGCTCAAACAATCCTGGAAGCCTGCTTGAAACCACTTGTAACCCAGCAGATTAACCTAGCATGGGGTTTCAAGGAAGACCTTAGAAAGCTGCAGAGAAGGTTAGAGAACATGCAAGCATTGCTACGTGATGCTGAGAAAGGACACATAGAATCACGAGTCCTGAAAAAGTGGCTAAAGAGTTTGAAGTCAGTGGCCTGCGATGCGGAGAACGTTTTGGGTGAGTTAGCATATGAAGCTCTTCGAAGGAAGTTGGAGGTAGGAAACCGGATGAGGTACAAGGTACGCAACTTCTTCTCACCCTCTAATCCGCTGGCATTTCGTATTAAGATGGCTAATAGGGTGAACAATATCAATTTGTTATTGGACGAAATTTGTAAAGAAGCAAATAATATGGGTCTTAGACCTGCAGAGCAACTCATGAGTGCTTTTGTTCCGCCTAGTGAGCATAGGCCGACTATACCTTTCGTTGACGAATCGGGCTGCGTGGGGAGGGCTGGTGATGTCGTAGTAGTGAGAGAAATGCTGCTTGGCTCTAAAGATGATTTAGCTGTCATTGCTATTGTAGGAATGGGTGGGCTTGGAAAGACCACACTAGCGCAGTTAGTTTACAAAGATACGAACGTTGTGGAGTATTTTGGTGATAACAAAATGTGGGTTTGTGTCTCTGATGATTTCAAGGTTGAAAGGTTACTGAATGAGATGGTACAATCTCTTTTTAGGGAGAAATTTGAGATGTCAAACATAGAAGGAACAGTAAGAAAGCTTGGAGAAAAACtgaatggaaaaaaatactTACTCGTGTTGGACGATGTTTGGAATGAGATTCCAAAAATGTGGGATGACATGAGAAGTTCTTTGATAGGTATAGGTGGCTCCAAGGAAAGCAAAATTATTGTTACTACCCGTAGTATGAATGTGGTCTTAGCAATGCGGGTGCCCCAATCTCTCACCCATCAGTTGCGTGAATTGTCACATGATGATAGTTGGACCATGTTTAGGAAAAGGGCATTTGCAAGTGGGGGACCAAGAGAAACTCAAACTTTGGTCAATATTGGTGGTAGAATGGTTGAAAAGTGTAAGGGTGTGCCGTTAGCGATAAATTCGTTAGGAGGTTTATTGTATGACAAGAAATCTCTTACCGAATGGGAGGAAATTGAGGAGAGTGAAATATGGAGAAGCGAGGGCGAAATTCTTCCAGCATTAAGGCTTAGTTTCCATCACTTACCTTTCCCAAGTTTGAAACAATGTTTTGCCTAttgttctatttttccaaaGGACCAATTACTGGAAAAGGATGTCCTGGTCCAGCTTTGGATGAGTCTAGGTTATCTTCAGTCTCTTCCAAAAAGAAATTTGGAAATGGAAGACGTAGGCAATGAATATTTTGATATCTTGTTGCGCAATTCACTATTTCAAGATGTTGTCTTGGATGAGTATAACTATGTTACTGCTTGCAAGATGCATGATCTTGTACATGATCTTGCTCTAGATGTCTCAGAGGGTAGTTGTTTGACTTTGAAAACTGGGGAGGTTAAGGACCATCCCGAAGTTCAACATCTTTCATTGTGTCTCGAGGAAAAAATGAGGTTAGAACTTTCAAACGAAACTAATGGGAAACTAAGGACGTTGTTTTTAACTGGAAATTTTCCCGAAAATACTGAAGATATCAAATCTATTCGTGTTCTGAGTATTGTAGAATCTGGTGGGAAAGAGTTGTCGAGATCTATATGCAAGTTCATACATATAAAGTACCTTGACCTCTCAGAgtcttcttttgaaaaattgcCCAATTCTATCACTAAGCTCTACAATTTGGAAACACTGAGGTTGCCACCATTTCCAAATTGGGAAGACATTCAAAAAGAATTCCATAAGTTGGTTAACTTGAGACATCTTTGCGTGAAAGAATATTTTAGAGAAACTAGCAGGAAAATGACTCCAACCAAGATAGGCCATTTGAGTTCTTTGCAGACAATACCATTCTTTTCTGTGGGTGAGGACGAGGGCCATAGAATTGAAGAGCTCGGAAGCTTAAGCAAGCTGAGAGGTAGATTACGTGTTTATGATCTCCAAAACGTgaaagacaaggaagaagcagaaagAGCTAAAATGtctgaaaaatcaaaagttaCAAAGTTGGAATTTCATTGGGATAGGTACCCTGTAACGTCAGACATTAACTATGCGGATGTGTTGGAAGGACTTAAACCTAACAAGAATCTTAGGGGTTTAATTCTCAGAAATTTCGGAGGACGAAGATTGACATCATGGATGAGGAGTCGAGATGATCAGTCGCTTCATAATTTAGTGAAGATCGAATTAATCGGCTGCAAGTCATGTGAAGATATCCCAGTACTCGGACACCTTCCGAACCTTGAAGTCATTGTAATGGAAGAATTAGATAATGTGGAGAGCATTGGTCCTGAATTCTATGGATTGGATGAacgagttggtggtggtggtggtggtggtagtagtaTTGTGGCTGCACCAGGACCAGTAGTATTTCCGGCATTGAAAGAAGTCACTATTCGTGGTATGCGGAAGCTAAAAGAGTGGTCAGATGTATCGTCATTGCCTCCTGCAACCAAGAGTAAAATGGAGTTCTTTCCTCGTCTCGAGAAGTTATTTATCTCAGATTGCCCTAACTTGATCGACATTCCGGGTCATTTGTTATGCATTCAAAATTTAGCTATTACGGGTAGTACGGATGGGTACTTCTATTTTGAGAAAATTGCGAATATACTCACTTCGAGCATAACGGTACATCCGGATTCGACAAATGTCAGTACTCTGATTGAACATTTGCTAGAAACAAGCATGAAGTCCCTAAAGCATCTGGAAATACAGGGTTTACATGAGTTGTGTTTTTTACCGAAGCAACTACTAAACCTAGCTTCCCTTGAGCTTTTAACAATAACAGAGTGCCCTAAACTGATGTACATAGGCGAAGAAACAGGAGGGGAATTCAACAGCTGCCTAACGTCCCTTCAGGAGCTTTCAATTCGAGAGTGCATAGAGTTGAGATGCTTGCCAAAGGGGTTGCTACAACCGACCCTTGTAAGATTGGAGTTGTATATGTGTTCCAATTTAAGGGAGGCCAGCCCCGATGAATTGCGCAACCTCACGTCCCTTCAGGATCTGGAATTGGACAGGTGTAACTCACGATGGGCAAGGCCTTGGGAGGAGGGGCAATTCTGTTTGACCAGTCTTCGAAAGTTGGATATCGGTCTCTTCTCAGAGGAGCTGGATTATTACCCCTGGCCAGAGGTTGAGATGGCCAAAGCTCAAAACCCGCAATTGCTAGAATCTCTTACGTTAAGGGGATGGCCAAAGCTCAAGTGCCTTCCCGATCAAATTCGGCACCTCACTTCCTTAAGAGAGCTGGTAATTTATGGATTCGATGGGTTGGAAGCTCTACCGGAGTGGTTGGGTAACTTTTCATCTCTTGAATCATTGGACCTCTGTGTGTGCCCTAATCTGAGGAGTTTGCccacactgaaaaattttcaaCGTCTCAAGAATTTACAATCGCTAGAGATATACCGTTGTCCCCTTCTAAAGGAAAGGTGCaaagaagagggagaagagtGGCACAAGATTGCTCATAATCTGAAGCTCGTGACACGGTAACTTCTCCAATTGctcatttttgtgatttttttctcaatggaaa
Coding sequences:
- the LOC131322159 gene encoding putative disease resistance protein RGA4, with protein sequence MAASVLLPAAQTILEACLKPLVTQQINLAWGFKEDLRKLQRRLENMQALLRDAEKGHIESRVLKKWLKSLKSVACDAENVLGELAYEALRRKLEVGNRMRYKVRNFFSPSNPLAFRIKMANRVNNINLLLDEICKEANNMGLRPAEQLMSAFVPPSEHRPTIPFVDESGCVGRAGDVVVVREMLLGSKDDLAVIAIVGMGGLGKTTLAQLVYKDTNVVEYFGDNKMWVCVSDDFKVERLLNEMVQSLFREKFEMSNIEGTVRKLGEKLNGKKYLLVLDDVWNEIPKMWDDMRSSLIGIGGSKESKIIVTTRSMNVVLAMRVPQSLTHQLRELSHDDSWTMFRKRAFASGGPRETQTLVNIGGRMVEKCKGVPLAINSLGGLLYDKKSLTEWEEIEESEIWRSEGEILPALRLSFHHLPFPSLKQCFAYCSIFPKDQLLEKDVLVQLWMSLGYLQSLPKRNLEMEDVGNEYFDILLRNSLFQDVVLDEYNYVTACKMHDLVHDLALDVSEGSCLTLKTGEVKDHPEVQHLSLCLEEKMRLELSNETNGKLRTLFLTGNFPENTEDIKSIRVLSIVESGGKELSRSICKFIHIKYLDLSESSFEKLPNSITKLYNLETLRLPPFPNWEDIQKEFHKLVNLRHLCVKEYFRETSRKMTPTKIGHLSSLQTIPFFSVGEDEGHRIEELGSLSKLRGRLRVYDLQNVKDKEEAERAKMSEKSKVTKLEFHWDRYPVTSDINYADVLEGLKPNKNLRGLILRNFGGRRLTSWMRSRDDQSLHNLVKIELIGCKSCEDIPVLGHLPNLEVIVMEELDNVESIGPEFYGLDERVGGGGGGGSSIVAAPGPVVFPALKEVTIRGMRKLKEWSDVSSLPPATKSKMEFFPRLEKLFISDCPNLIDIPGHLLCIQNLAITGSTDGYFYFEKIANILTSSITVHPDSTNVSTLIEHLLETSMKSLKHLEIQGLHELCFLPKQLLNLASLELLTITECPKLMYIGEETGGEFNSCLTSLQELSIRECIELRCLPKGLLQPTLVRLELYMCSNLREASPDELRNLTSLQDLELDRCNSRWARPWEEGQFCLTSLRKLDIGLFSEELDYYPWPEVEMAKAQNPQLLESLTLRGWPKLKCLPDQIRHLTSLRELVIYGFDGLEALPEWLGNFSSLESLDLCVCPNLRSLPTLKNFQRLKNLQSLEIYRCPLLKERCKEEGEEWHKIAHNLKLVTRF